The following are encoded in a window of Prochlorococcus marinus str. MIT 1013 genomic DNA:
- the def gene encoding peptide deformylase: protein MAGSFAQLAKNAEKKKPSISVSKEPVKNPPLKVYQLGHEALRTPANRIVKVDDSIRKLVKDMLITMYSSKGIGLAAPQVGIQKRLLVIDLNFEDPNAPPMVFINPEIISSNASLVTYEEGCLSIPGVYLNVLRPSSIKLIYRDELGRPKKMNADGLMARCIQHEIDHLNGVCFVDKVTDEEELKKQLNENNFNQSDVIKEMN from the coding sequence TTGGCTGGCAGTTTTGCTCAACTTGCAAAAAATGCAGAAAAAAAGAAGCCCTCAATTTCAGTTTCGAAAGAACCTGTCAAGAATCCCCCTTTAAAGGTGTATCAACTGGGACACGAGGCTTTAAGAACACCAGCCAATCGTATCGTCAAAGTTGATGATTCAATTCGAAAGTTAGTTAAAGATATGCTCATAACTATGTATTCTTCAAAAGGTATTGGTTTAGCAGCGCCTCAAGTCGGAATACAAAAGAGATTGTTAGTTATTGATTTAAATTTTGAAGATCCAAATGCTCCACCGATGGTATTTATAAATCCTGAGATAATTTCATCTAATGCAAGCTTAGTTACATATGAAGAAGGTTGTCTCAGTATACCTGGCGTTTACCTTAATGTTTTACGGCCCTCATCAATTAAATTAATTTATCGAGATGAATTGGGTAGGCCAAAAAAAATGAATGCAGATGGTCTAATGGCAAGATGCATTCAGCACGAAATAGACCACCTAAATGGTGTCTGTTTTGTTGATAAAGTAACTGATGAAGAAGAGCTGAAAAAACAATTAAATGAAAATAATTTCAATCAAAGCGATGTAATAAAAGAAATGAATTGA
- a CDS encoding aminotransferase class V-fold PLP-dependent enzyme encodes MNHLVKNIAEKYRNDFPLFNGNNNNLIYLDHAATSQKPQEVIDSLKKYYSFQNANVHRGAHQLSAIATEKFENSRKLTANFVNSNNEKEIIFTRNATEAINLVAYTWGNYELQENDEILISLMEHHSNIVPWQLIANAKKCKLIYINIDKNGELDLDDFRKKLSDKTKIVSLVHVSNTLGSCNPIEEISDLAHQKGSLVLLDACQSLAHKPVDIKKLGIDFLAGSSHKLCGPTGIGFLWGREEILDKIPPFLGGGEMINEVFKDNSTWANLPHKFEAGTPAIGEAIGMGTALNYLQSIGLNEIHNYEKELTKYLFEKLEEIDDLKILGPSPLIQPDRGPLATFHIKGIHSNDVAELLDNSNICIRSGHHCCQPLHRFYGIKSTARASLSFISTPSEIDSLTEELKSVISFLKKNS; translated from the coding sequence GTGAACCATTTAGTAAAAAATATTGCCGAAAAATATAGAAATGATTTTCCACTTTTTAATGGAAATAATAATAATTTAATATATCTAGATCATGCAGCTACTAGTCAAAAGCCACAAGAAGTTATAGATTCTTTAAAAAAATACTATAGCTTTCAAAATGCTAATGTTCATAGAGGTGCACATCAGTTGAGTGCAATCGCAACAGAAAAATTTGAAAATTCAAGAAAGTTAACAGCAAATTTTGTTAATAGTAATAATGAAAAAGAGATTATTTTTACTAGAAATGCTACGGAAGCTATCAACCTTGTGGCTTATACATGGGGAAATTATGAACTTCAGGAAAACGACGAAATCTTAATAAGTTTAATGGAACATCATAGTAATATAGTTCCTTGGCAATTAATAGCTAACGCAAAAAAGTGCAAGCTCATTTATATCAATATTGATAAAAATGGAGAATTGGATCTTGATGATTTTAGAAAAAAATTGAGTGATAAAACTAAAATAGTAAGTCTTGTTCATGTAAGTAATACACTAGGAAGTTGTAATCCTATCGAGGAAATTTCAGACCTTGCACATCAAAAAGGTAGCTTAGTTCTTTTAGATGCTTGCCAAAGTCTTGCTCATAAACCGGTAGATATTAAAAAACTTGGTATTGATTTTCTGGCAGGATCTTCTCATAAACTTTGCGGGCCTACTGGTATAGGTTTTTTATGGGGAAGAGAAGAAATTTTAGACAAAATTCCTCCTTTCCTTGGTGGAGGAGAAATGATTAATGAAGTTTTTAAGGACAACAGCACTTGGGCAAACTTGCCACATAAATTCGAAGCGGGTACTCCAGCCATAGGTGAAGCAATCGGTATGGGAACCGCACTTAATTACTTACAATCAATTGGATTAAACGAAATCCATAATTACGAGAAAGAATTAACAAAATATCTTTTTGAAAAACTTGAAGAGATAGATGATTTAAAGATTCTTGGTCCTAGCCCATTAATTCAGCCTGATAGAGGACCATTAGCAACTTTTCATATAAAAGGTATTCATTCCAATGATGTTGCGGAGTTACTTGATAACAGCAATATTTGCATTAGGAGTGGTCATCATTGCTGCCAACCCCTCCATCGCTTCTATGGGATAAAAAGCACAGCGAGAGCAAGCTTAAGCTTTATTTCTACTCCATCAGAAATTGACTCTCTTACTGAAGAACTAAAATCAGTAATTTCTTTTTTAAAGAAAAATTCTTAA
- the sufD gene encoding Fe-S cluster assembly protein SufD has protein sequence MKSSTICQEWLDSLKPTDGYLKNEQSIGREFLLKQGMPTKKDEAWRLSNFNKLNNFLSLPTIIESKDIKFKSIFPEKDKNRERVIINPNENPILNINLPNGIEKLNDQEIEENLGKIVKSTNIKNDVSVSLNQASSSELLALKVKPSFSQSLEIVIPSIEEKSISTRIFLLVEEGAKLDLLQVLIGNKNSAQNHLIEIKLESKVELTHGLISLGEEKESSSICTLAVEQSKKSKYSLHSIHHGWDYARFEPRIIQSEGDASTIIKGLQVTQSKEQISTHSLIRFEGPDGKLDQLQKAVASEYSHCIFNGSINVPQKAQKTEAAQLSRNLLLSKRARIDTKPELEIVADDVRCTHGATVSQLQDEELFYLLSRGIDNKHANSLLLKGYYDEIISNFPKSARKWNFIEKLIQDIKK, from the coding sequence ATGAAATCATCAACTATTTGCCAAGAATGGCTTGACTCTCTTAAGCCAACTGATGGTTATTTAAAAAACGAACAATCAATAGGACGAGAATTTCTCTTAAAGCAAGGGATGCCCACTAAGAAAGATGAAGCCTGGCGATTATCCAACTTCAATAAGTTAAATAATTTTTTGTCATTACCAACAATTATTGAGAGCAAAGATATTAAATTCAAATCTATCTTTCCAGAAAAGGATAAAAATAGAGAAAGGGTTATAATTAATCCTAATGAAAATCCAATTTTAAATATTAATTTACCTAATGGTATTGAAAAACTGAATGATCAAGAAATTGAAGAGAACCTTGGCAAAATAGTTAAGTCTACTAATATTAAAAATGACGTATCAGTATCTCTTAACCAGGCATCAAGCTCTGAGCTTTTAGCATTAAAAGTTAAGCCTAGTTTCAGTCAATCATTAGAAATCGTAATTCCATCGATAGAGGAGAAGTCAATCTCAACTAGAATCTTTCTACTTGTTGAAGAGGGAGCTAAATTAGATCTTTTACAAGTTCTAATAGGTAATAAGAATTCAGCACAAAATCATTTAATCGAAATAAAGCTGGAATCCAAAGTAGAGTTAACTCATGGATTAATTTCTTTGGGTGAAGAAAAAGAATCCTCCTCAATTTGTACTTTAGCTGTAGAACAATCAAAAAAAAGTAAATATTCTCTTCATTCAATACATCATGGTTGGGATTATGCCCGCTTCGAACCAAGAATCATTCAAAGTGAAGGAGACGCTTCAACAATTATCAAAGGCCTCCAAGTCACTCAATCAAAAGAGCAAATATCCACACACTCTCTAATTAGATTTGAAGGTCCAGATGGAAAGCTTGATCAATTACAAAAAGCCGTAGCTTCTGAATATTCTCATTGCATTTTTAATGGTTCGATTAATGTTCCTCAAAAAGCCCAAAAAACAGAAGCTGCACAGCTGAGTAGAAATTTATTACTTTCCAAACGCGCCAGAATAGATACAAAACCAGAGCTTGAAATAGTTGCTGATGATGTTAGGTGTACTCACGGAGCAACTGTAAGCCAACTCCAAGATGAGGAATTATTTTATTTACTTAGTAGAGGTATTGATAATAAACATGCTAATTCTTTGTTATTAAAAGGATATTATGATGAAATAATTTCAAACTTTCCTAAAAGTGCTAGAAAGTGGAATTTTATTGAAAAGTTAATACAAGATATAAAAAAGTGA
- the sufC gene encoding Fe-S cluster assembly ATPase SufC: MILSTSETILSINDLHASVEDQAILHGVNLLVKEGEIHAIMGRNGSGKSTLSKVIAGHPAYKVLSGSIQFKGTNILELAPEERARIGIFLGFQYPVEIPGVSNLEFLRVATNSRRKELLKSELDTFEFEDLVKERLKIVEMNPAFLERSVNEGFSGGEKKRNEILQMALLEPVISILDETDSGLDIDALRIVASGINKLSKPNSATILITHYQRLLNEITPDFVHIMADGKIIKTGNKELAIDLEKSGYDFIDKNTKDKEMAT, from the coding sequence GTGATTCTATCAACTTCAGAAACAATATTATCTATTAACGATCTTCATGCCAGTGTTGAAGATCAAGCGATTCTTCATGGAGTCAATCTGTTAGTAAAAGAAGGGGAAATCCATGCAATTATGGGTCGCAATGGAAGTGGAAAAAGTACTCTTTCAAAAGTTATTGCTGGGCATCCAGCTTACAAAGTTCTATCAGGTTCTATCCAATTTAAAGGTACGAATATTCTTGAGCTAGCCCCTGAGGAAAGAGCAAGAATCGGAATTTTCCTTGGTTTCCAATACCCAGTAGAAATTCCTGGTGTTAGTAATCTAGAGTTCTTAAGAGTTGCTACCAATTCAAGAAGAAAAGAATTACTTAAAAGTGAATTAGATACTTTTGAATTCGAAGACCTAGTAAAAGAAAGATTGAAAATAGTTGAAATGAATCCAGCCTTTCTAGAAAGAAGCGTAAATGAGGGTTTTTCTGGTGGAGAGAAAAAACGTAACGAGATTCTTCAAATGGCCCTTCTTGAACCAGTCATATCAATACTCGATGAAACTGATTCAGGACTTGATATTGATGCTCTGAGAATTGTTGCATCTGGCATCAATAAACTCTCAAAACCAAATTCGGCAACAATTTTAATAACGCATTATCAAAGACTGCTTAATGAGATTACTCCTGACTTTGTACACATAATGGCTGATGGAAAAATAATAAAAACTGGCAACAAAGAACTAGCAATTGACCTGGAAAAATCAGGTTATGACTTTATTGACAAAAATACCAAAGATAAGGAAATGGCAACATGA
- the sufB gene encoding Fe-S cluster assembly protein SufB, with translation MTQTNTVEEIVSQPYKYGFITDIETEKIAKGLNEDVIRLISAKKNEPNFLLKFRLRAYEQWLKMKEPNWSGLTYSKVDYEDLVYYAAPKQDIKKKSLDEVDPKLLETFEKLGIPLSEQKRLSNVAVDAVFDSVSIATTYKEKLAEHGVIFCSISEAISEYPDLIEKYMGTVVPINDNFFAALNSAVFSDGSFVYIPKGVECPMELSSYFRINSGDTGQFERTLIIAEESSSVSYLEGCTAPMFDTNTLHAAVVELVALDNASIKYSTVQNWYAGNEEGVGGIYNFVTKRGECRGKKSKISWSQVETGSAITWKYPSCVLQGDNSIGEFYSIALTNNFQKADTGTKMIHIGKNTKSKIVSKGISAGQSKNSYRGLVSISPNAEGSRNYSQCDSMLIGDKASANTYPYIQSKQPQSNIEHEASTCRISEDQLFYLQSRGIDFEESVSMIISGFCSDVFNELPMEFASEADKLLALKLEGSVG, from the coding sequence ATGACTCAAACTAATACTGTCGAAGAAATTGTTTCCCAGCCTTATAAATATGGTTTCATCACTGATATAGAAACTGAAAAGATAGCAAAAGGATTGAATGAAGATGTTATCAGGTTGATTTCTGCAAAAAAGAATGAGCCAAATTTCTTATTGAAATTTCGTTTAAGAGCTTATGAACAATGGTTGAAGATGAAAGAGCCGAATTGGTCTGGTTTAACTTATTCCAAAGTAGATTATGAGGATCTAGTTTATTATGCAGCCCCAAAACAAGATATAAAAAAGAAGAGTTTAGATGAAGTTGATCCTAAATTACTTGAAACTTTTGAAAAGCTTGGCATACCACTTAGTGAACAAAAAAGGTTATCTAATGTAGCTGTTGATGCTGTATTTGACAGTGTTTCCATAGCTACTACATATAAAGAAAAGCTAGCTGAACATGGAGTAATATTTTGCTCTATCAGTGAAGCAATTAGTGAATATCCAGATTTAATTGAAAAATATATGGGAACAGTTGTTCCTATAAATGATAATTTTTTTGCAGCCCTAAATTCTGCTGTTTTCAGTGATGGTTCATTTGTTTATATACCTAAAGGTGTCGAATGTCCAATGGAATTATCATCTTATTTCCGAATAAATTCTGGAGACACTGGCCAATTTGAACGAACCTTAATTATTGCAGAAGAATCTTCCTCTGTTAGTTATCTAGAGGGTTGTACGGCGCCTATGTTTGATACCAATACGCTACATGCTGCTGTTGTTGAGCTTGTCGCACTCGATAATGCCTCTATTAAATATTCAACAGTGCAAAATTGGTATGCAGGTAATGAAGAAGGGGTTGGAGGAATATATAACTTCGTCACTAAACGAGGAGAATGCAGAGGAAAGAAAAGCAAAATAAGCTGGTCTCAAGTCGAAACAGGATCTGCTATCACATGGAAATACCCAAGTTGCGTACTGCAAGGAGACAATTCAATTGGTGAGTTTTATTCAATTGCACTCACAAATAATTTTCAGAAAGCAGATACCGGGACAAAAATGATTCACATAGGAAAAAATACAAAATCAAAAATCGTAAGTAAAGGTATCAGCGCTGGACAATCTAAGAACAGCTATCGAGGTCTTGTCTCCATAAGCCCAAATGCTGAAGGCTCTAGAAATTACAGTCAATGTGACTCTATGTTGATCGGCGACAAGGCCAGCGCAAACACATATCCATATATTCAATCCAAGCAACCTCAATCAAATATTGAACATGAAGCTAGTACTTGTAGGATTTCAGAAGATCAACTGTTTTACTTACAAAGTAGAGGAATTGATTTTGAAGAATCTGTTTCAATGATAATTAGTGGATTTTGTAGTGATGTTTTCAATGAATTACCTATGGAGTTTGCATCTGAAGCAGATAAACTTCTAGCTTTAAAATTGGAGGGTTCTGTTGGATAA
- a CDS encoding DUF4912 domain-containing protein, translating to MTFDQESLSRLTLRQLRIKASDLGIPLYSRKSKADLVKGVLLYEEKKELERQLINEKTTPSQETISSNSSETKVVFLPRDPEWAYVFWEISDSDRSNAQNEGANRLCLRLADVTHRDNGEVNPGTLQEVVVDSHSTEWYLPIPLGGRDYKVELGYRIGHKWMSLAFSSSAKVPSLHPSDQILDQFVPFSLEAPITTSSEAVDDSVSSDQPDSGLHERLYQSATTKFRTRRVGSEEFQEGAPNDQNFNNESGSGLWASGLNESGIGLVPQPRSFWLVADAELIVYGATDPSAKLFIEDEEIPLANDGTFRLQVPFRDGIQNYSIKAIDKDRVDSRNITMKFERVTPVDNTNPNAKAESEWF from the coding sequence GTGACTTTTGATCAAGAATCCCTGTCACGTTTAACACTTCGTCAGCTTCGTATTAAAGCGAGTGATTTAGGTATTCCTCTTTATAGCAGAAAATCAAAAGCTGATTTAGTTAAAGGTGTTTTGCTATATGAAGAAAAAAAGGAATTAGAAAGACAGTTGATAAACGAAAAAACCACACCCTCTCAAGAAACTATATCTTCAAATTCATCAGAGACCAAAGTAGTCTTTCTACCTCGTGATCCCGAGTGGGCGTATGTATTTTGGGAGATCTCAGATTCAGATCGTTCTAATGCGCAAAATGAAGGTGCTAATAGGCTGTGCTTGCGTTTAGCCGATGTTACTCATAGAGACAATGGAGAAGTCAATCCTGGAACTCTTCAAGAAGTTGTTGTTGATAGTCACAGCACTGAGTGGTACTTACCTATTCCTTTAGGAGGTAGAGACTATAAGGTTGAATTGGGTTATCGCATTGGCCATAAATGGATGTCACTTGCTTTTTCATCTTCAGCGAAAGTACCCTCACTACATCCAAGTGATCAAATTCTTGATCAATTTGTACCTTTTAGTTTGGAAGCGCCAATTACTACATCTTCTGAGGCTGTGGATGATAGTGTTTCTTCTGATCAGCCAGATAGTGGTCTTCATGAGCGCTTATATCAATCTGCTACTACAAAATTTAGAACAAGACGAGTTGGGTCAGAAGAATTTCAAGAGGGTGCACCTAATGATCAGAATTTTAACAATGAATCTGGAAGTGGACTTTGGGCTAGTGGATTAAATGAATCGGGTATTGGATTGGTTCCTCAACCACGTTCTTTTTGGCTAGTTGCAGATGCTGAATTAATTGTTTATGGAGCTACTGACCCATCCGCTAAATTATTTATCGAAGATGAAGAGATTCCATTAGCCAATGATGGAACTTTTAGATTGCAAGTCCCTTTCAGAGATGGGATTCAGAACTATTCAATTAAAGCGATAGATAAAGATAGGGTAGATTCAAGGAACATAACAATGAAATTCGAAAGAGTTACTCCGGTTGATAATACGAATCCAAATGCAAAAGCTGAATCAGAATGGTTTTAA
- a CDS encoding alpha-D-glucose phosphate-specific phosphoglucomutase: MFSSEFSQLTIKLNSPFTDQKPGTSGLRKSTLQFEKAHYLESFIESIFSSLPGVQGGVLVVGGDGRYGNKRAIDIIIRMAAAHGIQKVITTVDGILSTPAASNLIRINKAIGGIILSASHNPGGLEGDFGVKLNGPNGGPASEPLTEEIYNYSKNLKEYKIIKCQSNRSYSPGKYKLASMVVEIIDGIEDYLDLMKKIFDFDLISSYINKDFPIVFDALNAVTGPYAKRLFVDYLGANSETVRNGIPLEDFGGLHPDPNLTYAKDLADLLLQGNLFSFGAACDGDGDRNMILGRGCFVNPSDSLAILAANYDCVPGYAKGLSGVARSMPTSSAVDVVAKHLGINCFETPTGWKFFGNLLDSNQITLCGEESFGTGSDHIREKDGLWAVLFWLQILASKKKSVSEILRNHWLFYGRHYYSRHDYESIPSEVANSLYSRLSNMLPSLKDQSFAGRTVTNADDFSYTDPVDGSITLNQGLRILLDDGSRVLVRLSGTGTQGATLRVYFESFTPSDGDITQDPQLALDPLIKSIDSLAEISKRTGMSVPTVIT; encoded by the coding sequence GTGTTTTCTTCAGAATTTAGCCAACTTACAATTAAGTTAAACTCCCCTTTTACTGATCAGAAACCAGGTACCTCTGGATTAAGAAAAAGTACTTTGCAATTTGAAAAGGCTCATTACCTTGAGAGTTTTATTGAATCAATCTTCAGTTCCCTGCCTGGAGTGCAAGGAGGTGTTTTGGTTGTAGGGGGTGATGGTAGATATGGCAACAAAAGAGCGATTGATATTATTATCCGGATGGCAGCTGCACATGGAATTCAAAAAGTCATAACAACTGTAGATGGAATTTTGTCGACCCCTGCGGCTTCTAATTTGATTCGAATTAATAAAGCAATAGGTGGAATTATTTTATCTGCCAGTCACAATCCAGGTGGACTTGAAGGTGATTTTGGAGTCAAGCTAAATGGCCCAAATGGTGGACCTGCCTCCGAACCTTTAACTGAAGAAATTTATAATTACTCCAAAAATCTTAAAGAATATAAGATCATAAAATGTCAATCAAATAGGTCTTATTCACCTGGTAAATATAAATTAGCTTCAATGGTTGTGGAGATAATTGATGGAATAGAAGATTACTTAGATTTAATGAAAAAAATATTTGATTTTGATTTGATTAGTTCATATATTAACAAAGATTTTCCAATCGTTTTTGATGCATTAAATGCTGTTACAGGACCATATGCAAAGCGTCTTTTTGTTGATTATTTAGGAGCTAATTCAGAAACAGTAAGGAATGGAATACCTTTGGAAGATTTTGGGGGTCTTCATCCTGACCCAAATTTGACTTATGCAAAAGATCTTGCTGACTTGCTTTTACAAGGGAATTTATTTTCGTTCGGAGCAGCATGTGATGGCGATGGTGATAGAAATATGATTTTGGGACGTGGTTGCTTTGTAAATCCTAGTGATAGCCTTGCAATTTTAGCTGCGAATTACGATTGTGTGCCAGGGTATGCCAAAGGTTTATCTGGTGTTGCTCGTTCCATGCCGACGAGTTCCGCTGTAGATGTTGTCGCGAAACATTTAGGGATAAATTGCTTTGAAACGCCTACCGGATGGAAATTCTTTGGTAATCTTTTGGACTCTAATCAAATTACTCTGTGTGGAGAGGAGAGCTTTGGAACTGGAAGTGATCATATAAGAGAAAAAGATGGATTGTGGGCTGTTCTTTTTTGGTTGCAGATACTTGCGTCCAAGAAAAAGTCTGTTTCTGAGATATTGAGAAATCATTGGCTATTTTATGGTCGTCATTACTATTCTCGTCACGACTATGAATCTATTCCATCTGAAGTTGCCAATTCTCTTTATTCGAGATTGAGCAATATGCTTCCCAGTTTAAAAGATCAATCTTTTGCTGGAAGGACAGTAACAAATGCTGATGATTTTAGCTATACAGATCCAGTTGATGGTTCAATTACGCTTAATCAGGGTTTGAGAATTTTATTAGATGATGGTAGTAGAGTTCTAGTCAGACTATCTGGCACTGGCACTCAAGGAGCTACGTTAAGGGTTTACTTTGAAAGCTTTACTCCAAGTGATGGTGATATCACTCAAGATCCGCAGTTGGCTTTGGATCCTTTAATTAAAAGTATTGATTCTCTAGCTGAGATCTCAAAACGAACAGGCATGTCCGTTCCAACAGTTATTACCTAG
- a CDS encoding AAA family ATPase, which translates to MAKDLFAFNGEQLIQNNAPLADRLRPQTLDEFVGQDHILAQGRLLRRSIVADKVGNLLLYGPPGVGKTTLARIIASNTLSHFSVINAALAGIKDLRSEIESAIDRLNKYGKRTILFIDEVHRFNTAQQDALLPWVENGTLTLIGATTENPYFEVNKALVSRSRLFRLNSLNSKALHQLLQRALSDKERGYGLKLINLASEAEDHLVDVCNGDARILLNALELAVESTIANQDSSISIDLKIAEDSIQERAVLYDKKGDAHFDTISAFIKSLRGSDPDAALFWLARMLEAGENPRFIFRRMLIAAGEDIGLADPNAIVIVESCAAAFDRIGLPEGIYPLAQATLYLASTEKSNSVKAIFKAVQKVKDSHNQNVPSHLKDANRDQEAFGDGMGYRYPHSFSKNWVPQQYLPDSLLKEIFWEPTENGWEGQRRSLLNERRSEQLASLVEVEQQNPLTITSRKVDNALEKLFSCQLSKEGERLKNLMVKLWSGITWKNNHRVLVLTPSSLLWSLTPLREASEGGVICAVSEDNHPRLLAELEVLAPMERPVLIDSKVESIKKLEDNLKFEVIGGRIPWKVLNETNFSELWPILTEKSTANTELSLIISNPCSGPALSLKESLEIYSNNKNTDFSLLNDLICKEEKWLNNQDNTKKFILQLEKLGWNISSAEWTEFVYQKVDSTIIKRWLSKGSEYREIILENCEEETLMRLKELFKSLDGCTIKQKLIHTKLLAKNNN; encoded by the coding sequence TTGGCAAAAGATCTGTTTGCTTTTAATGGTGAACAGCTAATACAGAATAATGCTCCTTTAGCTGATCGCTTACGGCCTCAAACACTTGATGAATTTGTTGGTCAAGATCATATTCTTGCTCAAGGACGTTTATTGAGACGTTCAATTGTTGCTGATAAAGTAGGCAATTTATTACTATATGGACCTCCTGGAGTTGGTAAGACTACTTTAGCTAGGATTATCGCCTCAAATACCCTATCTCACTTTAGTGTCATAAATGCTGCCTTAGCAGGCATCAAGGATTTGAGATCTGAGATTGAGTCTGCAATCGATAGATTAAATAAATATGGTAAACGCACGATTTTGTTTATTGATGAGGTTCATAGATTTAATACTGCTCAACAAGATGCCTTATTACCTTGGGTTGAAAATGGAACGTTGACCCTTATTGGGGCAACTACGGAAAATCCATATTTTGAAGTGAATAAAGCGTTGGTAAGCAGATCTAGATTATTTCGTTTAAATAGCTTGAATTCAAAAGCATTACATCAATTACTGCAACGAGCTTTGAGCGATAAGGAAAGGGGTTATGGGTTGAAATTAATCAATTTAGCTAGTGAAGCTGAGGATCATTTGGTTGATGTTTGCAATGGCGATGCACGCATTTTGCTGAATGCGCTTGAACTAGCTGTAGAGAGTACTATTGCAAATCAAGATAGTTCAATCAGTATTGATCTCAAGATTGCTGAGGATTCAATTCAAGAACGAGCAGTTTTATACGATAAAAAAGGTGATGCTCATTTTGATACGATCAGTGCCTTTATTAAGTCATTACGAGGTTCGGATCCTGATGCGGCATTGTTTTGGCTGGCTCGAATGTTGGAGGCTGGAGAAAATCCACGGTTCATTTTTAGACGTATGCTTATCGCTGCAGGAGAAGATATTGGTCTAGCTGATCCCAATGCAATTGTCATAGTTGAGTCATGCGCCGCGGCTTTCGATCGAATAGGTTTGCCAGAGGGGATTTACCCCCTGGCTCAGGCAACCTTGTACTTGGCTTCAACTGAGAAAAGTAATAGTGTGAAGGCTATTTTTAAGGCAGTTCAGAAAGTTAAAGATTCCCACAATCAAAATGTTCCATCTCATCTTAAAGATGCAAATCGAGATCAAGAAGCTTTTGGAGATGGCATGGGTTATAGGTATCCCCATTCATTTTCAAAAAATTGGGTTCCACAGCAATATTTGCCAGATAGTCTGCTAAAAGAGATTTTTTGGGAGCCAACTGAAAATGGATGGGAAGGACAAAGACGATCTCTTTTGAATGAGAGGAGATCTGAACAGTTAGCTTCATTAGTTGAAGTTGAGCAACAAAATCCTTTAACTATTACATCTAGAAAAGTTGATAATGCTTTGGAGAAATTGTTTTCTTGCCAACTTTCGAAAGAGGGGGAACGATTAAAAAATTTGATGGTTAAATTATGGTCGGGTATTACTTGGAAAAATAATCATAGAGTTTTAGTCCTAACACCTAGTTCTTTGCTTTGGTCTCTAACTCCTTTAAGAGAAGCCTCTGAAGGTGGGGTTATTTGTGCTGTATCTGAAGATAATCATCCAAGACTATTAGCTGAATTAGAAGTTTTGGCTCCGATGGAGCGACCTGTTTTAATTGATTCAAAAGTTGAATCAATTAAAAAGTTAGAAGACAATCTCAAATTTGAGGTAATTGGAGGAAGGATCCCTTGGAAAGTTTTGAATGAAACAAATTTTTCCGAGTTGTGGCCGATTCTTACGGAAAAATCTACAGCAAATACAGAATTAAGTTTGATTATAAGTAACCCATGCTCTGGCCCTGCACTCTCTTTAAAGGAAAGCTTAGAAATTTATAGCAATAATAAAAATACTGATTTTTCATTATTGAATGATTTAATTTGTAAAGAAGAGAAGTGGTTAAATAATCAAGATAATACAAAGAAATTTATTCTACAATTAGAAAAATTAGGCTGGAATATTTCTTCTGCGGAGTGGACTGAGTTTGTTTATCAAAAGGTTGATAGCACTATAATTAAAAGGTGGCTCAGTAAAGGAAGTGAGTATAGAGAAATTATTCTAGAAAATTGTGAAGAAGAAACATTAATGCGATTGAAAGAATTATTTAAAAGTTTGGATGGATGTACTATAAAACAGAAGCTTATACATACTAAGTTGCTTGCCAAAAATAATAATTAA